One genomic region from Chelmon rostratus isolate fCheRos1 chromosome 11, fCheRos1.pri, whole genome shotgun sequence encodes:
- the LOC121614017 gene encoding zinc finger protein SNAI2-like: protein MPRSFLVKKPQSTKKPNPGRLSSNTEEAPCDTHEDPLLHSDITPHHHYPGPSPRLQQRAQSLSSSSCPLSLRADRLHLPSSPNTSPLSFLGHCSEAYSTSPAEIYTPAESCTKVNLQIQCVTGDHRRRDSLLPPSLPLLALFPSGSGQESFECLDCHKEHLSFSGLSKHKQLQCEWSSKKFFNCKYCEKKYVSLGALKMHIRTHTLPCVCKLCGKAFSRPWLLQGHIRTHTGEKPFSCLQCSRAFADRSNLRAHLQTHSEVKKYQCASCFRTFSRISLLAKHQEAGCPLS from the exons ATGCCGCGGTCCTTTCTAGTGAAGAAACCCCAGAGCACCAAGAAACCAAACCCCGGCAGACTGAGCTCCAACACGGAGG AGGCCCCCTGCGACACCCATGAagatcctctgctgcacagtgacATCACCCCACACCATCACTATCCAGGCCCAAGCCCACGGCTACAGCAGAGAGCCcagtctctctcctcttcctcatgtcCACTTTCTCTTAGAGCAGACCGGCTGCATCTGCCATCTTCTCCAAacacctcccctctctccttcttaGGCCACTGTTCAGAGGCGTACAGTACAAGCCCTGCAGAAATCTATACACCAGCTGAATCCTGTACCAAAGTGAATCTTCAAATCCAGTGTGTCACAGGAGAccacaggaggagagacagcctcctccctccatccctccctctcctggcCCTCTTTCCCAGCGGCAGCGGGCAGGAGAGCTTCGAGTGTTTGGACTGTCATAAAGAGCACTTGAGCTTCTCGGgcctgtccaaacacaagcagctcCAGTGTGAGTGGAGCAGTAAGAAGTTCTTCAACTGTAAATACTGCGAGAAGAAGTATGTCAGCCTGGGAGCTCTCAAGATGCACATCAGGACGCACACACTGCCCTGTGTGTGTAAACTCTGTGGCAAAGCGTTCTCCAGACCCTGGCTGCTTCAGGGACATATAcgaacacacacag GAGAGAAACCATTCTCGTGCCTCCAGTGTAGCCGAGCTTTTGCCGACCGATCCAACCTGCGAGCTCACCTTCAAACCCACTCTGAAGTGAAAAAGTACCAGTGCGCAAGCTGCTTCAGGACCTTCTCCAGGATCTCACTGTTAGCCAAGCACCAAGAGGCCGGCTGCCCCCTGTCCTGA
- the LOC121614015 gene encoding steroid 17-alpha-hydroxylase/17,20 lyase, with translation MAWFLCLCVVLAVGLALFVLQLKLRMSADGPQEPPSLPALPFIGSLLSLRSPHPPHVLFKELQQKYGQTYSLMMGSHCVIIVNQHTHAKEVLLKKGKIFAGRPRTVTTDVLTRDGKDIAFGDYSATWRFHRKIVHGALCMFGEGSASIEKIICAEAQSLCSVLSEASATGLALDLSPELTRAVTNVICSLCFNSSYRRGDPEFEAMLRYSQGIVDTVAKDSLVDIFPWLQIFPNADLRLLKQCVSTRDKLLQKEYDEHKADYSDHVQRDLLDALLRAKRSAENNNTAEISGESVDLSDDHLLMTVGDIFGAGVETTTTVLKWAITYLIHHPQMQRRIQEELDSKVGGDRSPQLSDRGSLPYLEATIREVLRIRPVAPLLIPHVALSDTSIGHFTVRKGTRVIINLWALHHDEKEWKNPELFDPGRFLNSEGTGLIIPSSSYLPFGAGVRVCLGEALAKMELFLFLSWILQRFTLSVPPGHPLPSLEGKFGVVLQPAVYKVNALPRPGWERNCQAC, from the exons ATGGCTtggtttctgtgtctgtgtgtggttttggcCGTGGGCCTGgctttgtttgtgctgcagttgAAGCTCAGGATGTCTGCAGATGGCCCTCAGgagcccccctccctcccagcgCTACCCTTCATCGGCAGTCTGCTGAGTCTGCGAAGCCCACACCCTCCTCATGTGCTTTTCAAAGAACTGCAGCAGAAATATGGACAGACATACTCTCTGATGATGGGCTCCCACTGTGTTATCATTGTcaaccagcacacacatgcCAAAGAAGTCCTGCTGAAGAAGGGAAAGATATTTGCAGGAAGACCCAGAACT GTAACCACAGATGTTCTGACCAGAGATGGGAAAGACATTGCATTTGGAGACTACAGCGCTACCTGGAGATTCCATAGGAAAATAGTCCATGGAGCCCTGTGCATGTTCGGAGAAGGCTCTGCCTCCATCGAGAAGATCA TCTGTGCAGAGGCTCAGTCTCTGTGCTCCGTCCTGTCTGAGGCATCAGCCACAGGACTGGCCCTGGATCTGTCTCCAGAGCTGACTCGGGCCGTCACCAACGTCATCTGTTCGCTCTGCTTCAACTCCTCCTACCGCAGAGGAGACCCAGAGTTTGAGGCCATGCTGCGCTACAGCCAGGGCATCGTGGACACTGTGGCAAAAGACAGCCTGGTGGACATCTTCCCCTGGTTACAG ATTTTTCCCAATGCAGACCTGCGTCTTCTAAAGCAGTGTGTCTCAACCAGGGACAAACTTCTACAAAAGGAATATGATGAACACAAG GCAGACTACAGTGACCATGTGCAGAGAGACTTGCTGGATGCTCTGCTGAGAGCCAAGCGCAGcgctgaaaacaacaacacagcagagatcAGCGGAGAGTCTGTGGACCTCAGTGACGACCACCTCCTCATGACTGTGGGAGACATCTTTGGAGCCGGCGTGGAAACTACCACCACCGTGCTCAAGTGGGCCATCACATACCTCATCCATCACCCGCAG atgCAAAGGCGTatccaggaggagctggacagTAAGGTGGGAGGGGACCGGTCCCCCCAGCTCAGTGACAGAGGCAGTCTACCCTACCTGGAGGCTACCATCAGGGAGGTGTTACGCATCCGCCCTGTGGCCCCTCTGCTCATCCCTCACGTGGCCCTCAGTGATACCAG CATCGGGCACTTCACGGTCAGAAAAGGAACTCGAGTCATCATCAACCTGTGGGCTCTGCACCATGATGAGAAGGAATGGAAAAACCCTGAGCTCTTTGACCCTG gtcGGTTCTTGAACAGTGAAGGCACAGGTCTGATCATCCCATCGTCCAGCTACCTGCCGTTCGGTGCTGGAGTCAGGGTGTGTCTGGGAGAGGCCTTGGCAAAGATGgagctcttcctcttcctgtcctggATCCTGCAGCGCTTCACCCTCTCTGTCCCACCAGGCCACCCTCTGCCCAGTCTGGAGGGCAAGTTCGGTGTGGTCCTCCAGCCGGCCGTGTACAAGGTGAACGCCCTGCCCAGACCGGGCTGGGAGAGGAATTGCCAGGCATGCTGA